One Methylosinus sp. C49 DNA segment encodes these proteins:
- a CDS encoding iron ABC transporter permease, with protein sequence MLFSLTLGRYPVPFADVARIVFTTFPINAVGAYENAPWVVVEIVRMPRILLVTLCGMGLAMSGAAMQGVFRNPLVGPEIAGVSSGAALGGVAAIMLSWPPLAIVGLAFGSGLGALAAAFALARLTGRASTLALVLSGVIVGGFCGSLVGLLQTLADPLVKLPSIVYWLLGSFAGATYDKVAIVACVTLFAGTALLALRWRINLLSLGETDAAALGVNVEALRWGLMGLVALLVAAQVSVSGGVGWVGLIVPHLARMLVGPEHTRLLPTSACLGGIYLLAMDDIARSATEQEIPIGLLTSAVGTPVFAFLFWKTQSKGWMRE encoded by the coding sequence ATGCTTTTCTCGCTGACTCTGGGCCGCTATCCCGTGCCTTTCGCGGATGTCGCGCGCATCGTCTTCACCACCTTCCCGATCAACGCCGTCGGCGCTTACGAGAACGCCCCCTGGGTCGTCGTCGAGATCGTGCGCATGCCGCGCATTCTGCTCGTCACGCTATGTGGCATGGGGCTCGCGATGTCGGGCGCGGCGATGCAGGGCGTCTTCCGCAATCCGCTCGTCGGGCCAGAGATCGCCGGCGTCTCGTCCGGCGCCGCGCTCGGCGGCGTCGCCGCCATAATGCTGTCCTGGCCGCCGCTCGCCATTGTCGGCCTCGCCTTCGGCTCCGGCCTCGGCGCGCTCGCCGCCGCTTTCGCGCTCGCTCGGCTCACCGGACGCGCCAGCACGCTCGCTCTCGTGCTCTCCGGCGTCATCGTCGGCGGCTTCTGCGGCTCGCTCGTCGGCCTGTTGCAGACGCTCGCCGATCCTTTGGTGAAGCTGCCCTCCATCGTCTATTGGCTGCTCGGCAGCTTCGCCGGCGCCACTTACGACAAGGTGGCGATCGTCGCCTGCGTCACGCTCTTTGCGGGCACGGCGCTGCTCGCCTTGCGCTGGCGCATCAATCTGCTCTCGCTGGGCGAGACCGACGCCGCGGCGCTCGGCGTCAATGTCGAGGCGCTCCGCTGGGGTCTGATGGGCCTCGTGGCCCTGCTCGTCGCCGCGCAGGTCTCCGTCTCGGGCGGCGTCGGCTGGGTCGGGCTAATCGTGCCGCATCTCGCCCGCATGCTGGTCGGGCCGGAGCATACACGCCTCTTGCCGACCTCCGCTTGTCTCGGCGGCATTTATCTCCTCGCCATGGACGATATCGCGCGCAGCGCGACCGAGCAGGAGATTCCGATCGGCCTGCTGACCAGCGCGGTCGGCACGCCGGTCTTCGCTTTCCTCTTCTGGAAGACGCAATCGAAAGGCTGGATGCGTGAGTGA
- the rplA gene encoding 50S ribosomal protein L1, whose product MAHIGKRIAKARQAVERTKLYPVEEAIKLVRANATAKFDESIEIAMNLGVDPKHADQMVRGVVNLPNGTGRTLRVAVFARGPKADEAKAAGADIVGAEDLVTIVQGGTIEFDRCIATPELMPLVGRLGKVLGPRGLMPNPKVGTVTMDVAGAVKASKGGAVEFRVEKAGIVQGTVGKTSFEEGKLAENIRAFVDAVAKAKPAGSKGTYIQRVALSSTQGPGVKVDVATLGATQA is encoded by the coding sequence ATGGCCCATATCGGAAAACGCATCGCCAAGGCGCGTCAGGCCGTCGAGCGCACCAAGCTCTACCCGGTCGAGGAGGCGATCAAGCTGGTTCGCGCCAACGCCACCGCCAAGTTCGACGAGTCGATCGAGATCGCGATGAATCTCGGCGTCGACCCCAAGCATGCGGACCAGATGGTGCGCGGCGTCGTCAATCTGCCGAATGGCACCGGCCGCACGCTGCGCGTCGCCGTCTTCGCCCGTGGTCCCAAGGCCGATGAGGCCAAGGCCGCCGGCGCGGATATCGTCGGCGCCGAGGATCTCGTCACCATCGTCCAGGGCGGCACGATCGAGTTCGATCGCTGCATCGCCACCCCGGAGCTGATGCCGCTGGTCGGCCGCCTCGGCAAGGTGCTCGGCCCGCGCGGCCTGATGCCGAACCCGAAGGTCGGCACAGTGACGATGGACGTCGCCGGCGCGGTCAAGGCCTCCAAGGGCGGCGCCGTCGAGTTCCGCGTCGAGAAGGCCGGCATCGTGCAGGGCACGGTGGGCAAGACCTCCTTCGAGGAGGGCAAGCTCGCCGAGAATATTCGCGCCTTCGTGGATGCAGTGGCCAAGGCCAAGCCCGCCGGCTCCAAGGGCACCTATATCCAGCGCGTGGCGCTCAGCTCCACCCAGGGGCCTGGCGTCAAGGTGGATGTGGCGACGCTCGGCGCGACGCAGGCGTGA
- the secE gene encoding preprotein translocase subunit SecE encodes MANPFQFLQEVRSEASKVVWPTRRETLITSGLVVLMVLAASIFFVVVDQGLRLAVGMLLRIGQ; translated from the coding sequence ATGGCCAATCCGTTTCAGTTCCTGCAAGAAGTGCGCTCGGAAGCGAGCAAGGTCGTGTGGCCGACCCGCCGCGAGACCCTCATCACCTCTGGCCTCGTGGTCCTCATGGTGCTGGCCGCGAGCATTTTCTTCGTCGTCGTCGATCAGGGGCTGCGACTCGCCGTGGGCATGCTGCTGCGGATCGGCCAGTAA
- a CDS encoding ABC transporter ATP-binding protein: protein MSEPAIALTDLGYFYRPNQWVLRHCDMRVARGRVFALLGPNGRGKTTLLHLLIGALKPCEGSLTVNGRIAFVPQHFEVTFDYTALDMALMGRARKIGLFAQPSRADEAAALAALDRFGMADYAERPFGEFSGGQRQLVIFARALVAEADILVLDEPTSALDLENQSLVLERISALARDDGLTIVMTTHHPHHALAVADEALLMRGQADYLCGRAREILTEDNLCSLYRAPLKRIAFEHEGREIETIAPILVPAKTGRRRSDEIVGAD, encoded by the coding sequence GTGAGTGAGCCGGCGATCGCCCTTACCGACCTCGGCTATTTCTATCGGCCGAACCAATGGGTGCTGCGCCATTGCGACATGCGCGTCGCACGCGGCCGCGTCTTCGCGCTGCTCGGCCCCAATGGCCGGGGCAAGACGACGCTGCTGCATCTCCTCATCGGCGCGCTGAAGCCCTGCGAGGGCTCCCTTACGGTGAATGGGCGCATCGCCTTCGTGCCGCAGCACTTCGAGGTCACCTTCGACTATACCGCGCTCGACATGGCGCTGATGGGGCGCGCCCGAAAGATCGGCCTGTTCGCGCAGCCCTCGCGCGCCGACGAGGCGGCGGCGCTCGCCGCGCTCGATCGCTTCGGCATGGCCGATTACGCCGAGCGGCCCTTCGGCGAGTTCTCGGGCGGCCAGCGCCAGCTCGTCATCTTCGCGCGCGCGCTGGTTGCGGAAGCCGATATTCTCGTTCTCGACGAGCCGACATCGGCGCTCGACCTCGAGAACCAGTCGCTGGTACTCGAGCGCATCTCCGCCCTCGCGCGCGACGACGGGCTGACGATCGTGATGACGACGCATCATCCGCATCACGCGTTGGCGGTCGCCGACGAGGCGCTGCTGATGCGCGGGCAAGCCGATTATCTCTGCGGCAGAGCGCGCGAGATTTTGACCGAGGACAATCTCTGCTCGCTCTATCGCGCGCCGCTGAAGCGCATCGCCTTCGAGCACGAAGGTCGCGAGATCGAGACCATCGCGCCGATCCTCGTGCCTGCCAAGACGGGGCGTCGTCGCTCCGACGAGATCGTCGGAGCAGATTGA
- a CDS encoding nitrogenase component 1 produces the protein MSAAADYKKDPRGRKPKSERPVQPPRERMSMDRLPEPPSRPHADAGLLRYCTGSFIGESNSGWGANLDMAPLVHGPVGCGVFSQATRFVAPGFVQGVDGFAELHACTDLRAEDMDDDGDVRLARALDELKTLFPLARGATILNEDPIALMNANARGVAKIKARALDMQIIPIASESARITCTYVVDTAAALKAAQSREKQARSSTRDVALTFYRDAAGLVWIVDRLLRDIGLRPIHVLTGSSSSDLAKASGCKLVIGFSLGQEPPRDLRAGGYAQLLHTWFGAPIQWTCFAGPSATDAALRAVAAHFGPQIQARAERVIAKNRAATDAVVARYRPRLQGKLLLHFKPMTQDQLEPFRLLGMRIGDVTGWTGKTGARRQPRRVCDGETPSAGAVEAYLAEAAPDLVLGLERDEYDWRKRGFPALPLSPLFDRKGNHYWGYDGFARLADALDRHLTAPWRGLLRAPWMVETSPRLSSSGADSRPQSAARKRRDAFEFS, from the coding sequence GTGAGCGCCGCGGCCGATTACAAGAAGGACCCGCGCGGCCGCAAGCCCAAGAGCGAACGGCCGGTCCAACCGCCGCGCGAGCGCATGTCGATGGATCGACTGCCCGAGCCGCCATCGCGGCCCCATGCCGACGCTGGGCTGCTGCGCTATTGCACGGGCTCTTTCATAGGGGAGAGCAATAGCGGCTGGGGCGCCAATCTCGATATGGCTCCGCTCGTCCACGGCCCGGTCGGCTGCGGCGTCTTCTCGCAGGCGACGCGGTTCGTCGCGCCGGGTTTCGTGCAAGGCGTCGATGGATTCGCGGAACTGCACGCCTGCACCGATCTGCGCGCCGAGGATATGGACGACGACGGCGATGTGCGTCTCGCCCGCGCGCTCGACGAATTGAAGACGCTGTTTCCGCTGGCGCGCGGTGCGACCATACTGAACGAGGACCCGATCGCTCTGATGAACGCCAATGCGCGCGGCGTCGCCAAGATCAAGGCGCGCGCCCTCGACATGCAGATCATTCCGATCGCGAGCGAATCCGCGCGGATCACCTGCACTTATGTCGTCGACACCGCCGCGGCGCTGAAAGCCGCGCAGAGCCGCGAGAAGCAGGCGCGCTCGAGCACGCGCGACGTCGCTCTTACCTTTTATCGCGACGCCGCCGGCCTCGTCTGGATCGTCGATCGGCTGCTGCGCGACATTGGCCTGCGGCCGATCCATGTGCTGACAGGCTCCTCCTCGAGCGATCTCGCCAAGGCGAGCGGCTGCAAGCTGGTCATCGGATTTTCGCTCGGCCAGGAGCCGCCGCGCGACCTGCGCGCGGGCGGCTATGCGCAGCTTCTCCACACTTGGTTCGGCGCGCCGATTCAATGGACCTGCTTCGCGGGGCCTTCGGCGACGGACGCCGCGCTGCGCGCCGTCGCCGCGCATTTCGGCCCGCAGATTCAGGCGCGCGCCGAACGCGTGATCGCGAAAAATCGCGCCGCGACAGATGCTGTCGTCGCGCGCTATCGACCGCGGCTGCAGGGAAAGCTGCTGCTTCATTTCAAGCCCATGACGCAGGATCAGCTCGAGCCCTTCCGGCTGCTCGGCATGCGGATCGGCGATGTCACGGGATGGACGGGCAAGACCGGCGCCCGGCGCCAGCCGCGGCGCGTCTGCGACGGCGAGACGCCGAGCGCCGGCGCTGTCGAAGCCTATCTCGCCGAGGCGGCGCCGGATCTCGTTCTCGGGCTCGAGCGCGACGAATACGATTGGCGCAAGCGCGGCTTCCCCGCGCTGCCGTTGTCGCCTCTCTTCGACCGCAAGGGCAATCACTATTGGGGATATGACGGCTTCGCGCGACTAGCCGACGCGCTCGACCGCCATCTCACCGCGCCCTGGCGTGGGCTGCTCCGCGCGCCCTGGATGGTGGAGACTTCTCCGAGGCTCTCGTCCTCCGGCGCCGACAGCCGACCGCAATCGGCGGCGCGCAAGCGGCGCGACGCTTTCGAATTTTCATGA
- the nusG gene encoding transcription termination/antitermination protein NusG has protein sequence MSMRWYIVHAYSNFEKKVADSIREGAAQRNLSDQFEEILVPTEQVIEVRRGRKVSSERKFFPGYVLVKCDLSDQVFSLIKNTPKVTGFLGADNKPMPISEAEAMRIKGQVADGVERPKPSISFEIGETVRVADGPFASFNGVVEEVDDARSRLKVAVSIFGRPTPVELEFAQVEKV, from the coding sequence GTGAGCATGCGCTGGTATATCGTCCACGCCTATTCGAACTTCGAGAAGAAGGTCGCCGACTCCATTCGCGAGGGCGCTGCGCAGCGCAATCTCTCCGATCAGTTCGAGGAGATTCTGGTGCCGACCGAGCAGGTCATAGAGGTGCGCCGCGGCCGCAAGGTCAGCTCGGAGCGCAAATTCTTCCCCGGCTATGTGCTGGTGAAATGCGACCTCTCCGACCAGGTGTTCTCGCTCATCAAGAACACGCCGAAAGTGACCGGCTTCCTCGGCGCGGACAATAAGCCCATGCCGATCAGCGAGGCGGAGGCGATGCGCATCAAGGGCCAGGTGGCCGATGGCGTCGAGCGTCCCAAGCCCTCCATCTCCTTCGAGATCGGCGAGACGGTTCGCGTCGCCGACGGCCCCTTCGCCTCCTTCAACGGCGTGGTGGAAGAGGTCGACGACGCCCGCTCGCGCCTCAAGGTGGCGGTGTCCATCTTCGGACGGCCGACGCCGGTGGAGCTGGAATTCGCGCAGGTGGAGAAGGTCTAA
- a CDS encoding ABC transporter substrate-binding protein: MRHRRSRGGDGRLQSAGFAVACGLALVIGLLAPKVRPKATSASTSPYVDMLGRAHDFSAPPRRLVFTANILPAFLSLTHSLDRVVGASELGLSSIRAGLLDRIFPQARGLARVGGFDIPNFEETLKLSPDAALGWAVQFRIFEKAPAFEFVAFQNSFPLMRSEIALWRKMAELCGASAIVGPTLARYDADMAAIAASLRGDEKPVSVLAVVANSAKSWVGGSKYYLNERLDLVRGVNVARVGAATATFSLEQLALFDPDVVLLQAFPVPLEPRAFLDDPAWRLLRAVRAGKVYRMPDFPSFLAPVFDPLLVRWLAELLHPGVDAGDMRAAVRRAYHDAFSYDLDDEAIDELLAVEANRRSFGYGRFSSERRASAK, encoded by the coding sequence ATGCGCCATCGGCGATCGAGAGGCGGTGACGGTCGCCTGCAAAGCGCCGGCTTCGCCGTCGCTTGCGGGCTCGCTCTCGTCATCGGATTGCTCGCGCCGAAGGTCCGGCCGAAAGCCACGAGCGCTTCGACATCGCCCTATGTCGACATGCTGGGCCGCGCGCATGATTTTTCCGCGCCGCCGCGCCGCTTAGTCTTCACCGCCAATATTCTACCGGCCTTTCTGTCATTGACTCACAGTCTCGACAGAGTGGTCGGCGCGAGCGAGCTCGGCCTGTCGTCGATAAGAGCTGGCCTTCTCGATCGGATATTTCCGCAGGCGAGGGGGCTCGCTCGGGTCGGCGGCTTCGACATTCCGAATTTCGAGGAGACGTTGAAGCTGTCGCCGGACGCGGCTCTCGGTTGGGCGGTGCAGTTCCGCATTTTCGAAAAAGCGCCTGCCTTCGAATTCGTCGCCTTCCAGAACAGTTTTCCGCTCATGCGGAGCGAAATCGCGCTGTGGCGCAAAATGGCGGAACTCTGCGGGGCTTCGGCGATCGTCGGCCCCACTCTCGCGCGTTATGACGCGGATATGGCGGCGATCGCGGCGAGCCTGCGCGGCGACGAAAAGCCCGTGAGCGTGCTCGCCGTCGTGGCCAATTCCGCGAAAAGCTGGGTCGGGGGATCGAAATATTATCTCAATGAGCGGCTTGATCTCGTGCGCGGCGTCAATGTCGCGCGTGTCGGCGCGGCGACCGCGACTTTCTCGCTCGAGCAGCTGGCGCTTTTCGATCCGGACGTCGTTTTGCTGCAGGCCTTTCCTGTGCCGCTCGAGCCGCGCGCTTTCCTCGACGATCCCGCCTGGCGGCTGCTCCGCGCGGTTCGCGCCGGCAAAGTCTATCGCATGCCGGATTTCCCGAGTTTTCTCGCGCCCGTGTTCGATCCGCTGCTCGTGCGATGGCTGGCCGAGCTGCTGCATCCAGGCGTCGATGCGGGCGATATGCGCGCGGCGGTGCGCCGCGCCTATCATGACGCGTTCAGCTATGATCTCGACGACGAGGCCATCGACGAGTTGCTCGCCGTCGAGGCCAATCGACGCTCCTTCGGCTATGGCCGCTTCTCATCCGAGCGGCGCGCGTCCGCGAAGTGA
- the pdxA gene encoding 4-hydroxythreonine-4-phosphate dehydrogenase PdxA, with product MTTLPLALTQGDPSGIGPELTLKAYAARKTRALPPFFVLADPAQLARTAAALGLEIALRVVAPDEAAAVFDAALPVVPLGLSVRGAPGAPEPADAAATILSIERAVELVAEGKARALVTNPIAKNVLYAAGFAHPGHTEFLAALAERRFGRPFRPVMMLYAEELAVVPATIHVALAEVPRLLTRALLVETGVIVAADLTARFGLASPRLAFAGLNPHAGESGAMGREEIDVIVPAVAELRARGIDATGPHPADTMFHAAARARYDVAICPTHDQALIPIKTLAFDRGVNVTLGLPFVRTSPDHGTAFDIAGKGVAEATSVIEAIRLADRMTAR from the coding sequence TTGACCACGCTTCCCCTCGCGCTCACCCAGGGCGACCCTTCCGGCATCGGCCCGGAGCTGACGCTGAAGGCCTATGCCGCGCGCAAGACGCGGGCTCTGCCGCCTTTCTTCGTGCTCGCCGATCCGGCGCAGCTGGCGCGGACGGCGGCGGCGCTCGGGCTCGAGATCGCGCTGCGCGTGGTCGCGCCGGACGAGGCGGCGGCGGTCTTCGACGCCGCTCTCCCGGTCGTCCCGCTCGGGCTTTCGGTTCGTGGCGCTCCGGGCGCGCCTGAGCCTGCCGACGCCGCGGCGACGATCCTCTCCATAGAGCGAGCCGTCGAGCTGGTCGCGGAGGGGAAAGCGCGCGCGCTCGTCACCAATCCGATCGCCAAAAATGTGCTCTACGCCGCCGGATTCGCGCATCCGGGCCATACGGAGTTTCTCGCTGCGCTGGCGGAGCGGCGGTTCGGCCGCCCCTTCCGCCCGGTGATGATGCTCTACGCCGAGGAGCTCGCCGTCGTTCCGGCGACGATCCATGTGGCGCTCGCCGAGGTTCCGCGCCTGCTGACCCGCGCGCTGCTGGTGGAGACGGGCGTGATCGTCGCCGCCGATCTTACCGCCCGCTTCGGCCTCGCTTCGCCGCGCCTCGCTTTCGCCGGGCTCAATCCGCACGCCGGCGAGAGCGGCGCCATGGGCCGCGAGGAGATAGACGTGATCGTCCCCGCCGTCGCCGAGCTGCGCGCGCGGGGGATAGACGCCACGGGCCCGCATCCGGCCGATACGATGTTCCACGCCGCCGCCCGCGCGCGCTATGACGTCGCCATCTGCCCGACGCATGATCAGGCGCTGATTCCGATCAAGACGTTGGCCTTCGATCGCGGCGTCAATGTCACGCTCGGCCTGCCCTTCGTGCGCACATCGCCGGACCATGGCACGGCTTTCGACATTGCCGGCAAGGGCGTCGCCGAGGCAACGAGCGTCATAGAGGCGATCCGCCTCGCCGATCGAATGACGGCGCGATGA
- the rplK gene encoding 50S ribosomal protein L11: MAKKIAGYIKLQVPAGAANPSPPIGPALGQRGLNIMEFCKAFNAKTGQMEKGTPIPVIITAFQDRSFTFELKQPPVSYFLKKAAGIQSGSKTTGRGFVGKVTRAQIREIAEKKMQDLNTTSVDSAASMIEGSARSIGLEVVG, translated from the coding sequence ATGGCGAAGAAAATCGCCGGCTACATCAAGCTGCAAGTGCCGGCGGGCGCGGCCAATCCCTCGCCGCCGATCGGTCCCGCGCTCGGTCAGCGCGGCCTCAACATCATGGAATTCTGCAAGGCGTTCAACGCCAAGACGGGCCAGATGGAGAAGGGGACGCCCATCCCCGTCATCATCACCGCCTTTCAGGACCGCTCCTTCACCTTCGAGCTGAAGCAGCCGCCGGTCTCCTACTTCCTCAAGAAGGCCGCCGGCATTCAGTCCGGCTCCAAGACGACGGGCCGCGGCTTCGTCGGCAAGGTCACGCGCGCGCAGATCCGCGAGATCGCCGAGAAGAAGATGCAGGACCTCAACACGACGTCGGTCGACTCGGCCGCGTCGATGATCGAGGGCTCCGCCCGTTCCATCGGCCTCGAAGTGGTGGGGTGA
- a CDS encoding TonB-dependent receptor has product MNAFDLKAKTARRPAMTTLASGVALIVGLDHAAAQEATPLPPITITSDRGEPAAEGSEAAGYKPSKVSNLGPLGAKAILDTPYSVNVLSADLLENLQAWKPDDIFKVSPVIQLRTTTARGASPNFKMRGFPFANSSGRAEDGLRTQNLAINPLEDKERVEIYTGLTSFLYGPNNVGGLMNYVYKRPTDKPLADVTIGNYGGLSPYLHGDFGGPIDRDGQFSYRLNIVGQTGDAPVDQQSVRRDVLTAALAWRPVQDMSFTFIASHMDFNVRGADPFWSFATNSDGSSKVRHPGAPDPTKYYGQPLSAFDTQRDRVGLDFKWKIDDVFTARAAYSYNMNMTRNNFYTNNSVSNLNLAYSQTTAHNSNSREFGNSGYAFVDAVFDTGFIHHKVTAGFYGDDYRSARDPESFNSWTINGLPYATPLYFAAPGWYSSSVGPNRTSGYNNEKNVILGDEIKFDDHWSLLVGGNYTWVHGTNFNVTTGAVTSAYDQSRLSPSASLIFKPLDWISTYATYSESLQGGQVVPSSGTPVYTNGGQTLSPYVGREYEIGAKADVDGLLLTAAFFQIEQALQYARYNGNSTYTYVQDGRQRNRGVELTVTGNLYEGLRIFGGVTLLDPRVTQSNTSATAPTINGKVPTDIARTEGKVTLEYDLPFLPGLTLTGGYYFTGQQAVDRLNTEYLPSFATEDVGFRYRTSEFFGRKLPLGQELVLRFNVSNVANKAYWIASNYVGSPRSFAVSAQLKF; this is encoded by the coding sequence ATGAACGCATTCGACCTGAAGGCCAAGACCGCTCGACGCCCGGCGATGACGACTCTCGCCTCCGGCGTCGCGCTGATCGTCGGGCTCGATCACGCCGCCGCGCAGGAGGCGACGCCGTTGCCGCCGATCACCATCACCTCCGATCGCGGCGAGCCCGCCGCGGAGGGGAGCGAAGCCGCAGGCTATAAGCCGAGCAAAGTGAGCAATCTCGGCCCACTCGGCGCCAAGGCCATTCTCGACACGCCCTATTCGGTCAATGTTCTCTCCGCTGATCTCCTCGAAAATCTACAGGCATGGAAGCCGGACGACATCTTCAAGGTCAGCCCCGTTATTCAGCTGCGCACGACGACGGCGCGCGGCGCCTCGCCGAATTTCAAAATGCGCGGCTTCCCTTTCGCCAATAGCTCGGGACGCGCGGAAGATGGGCTGCGCACGCAAAATCTCGCGATCAACCCGCTCGAGGACAAGGAGCGGGTGGAGATCTACACCGGCCTCACCAGCTTTCTCTATGGCCCGAACAATGTCGGCGGGCTGATGAATTACGTCTACAAGCGACCAACGGATAAGCCGCTCGCCGATGTGACCATCGGCAATTATGGCGGTCTGTCGCCCTATCTGCATGGCGATTTCGGAGGGCCGATCGACAGGGATGGGCAATTCTCCTATCGGCTCAATATCGTCGGCCAGACCGGCGACGCGCCGGTCGACCAGCAGAGCGTGAGGCGCGACGTTCTCACCGCCGCTCTGGCGTGGCGCCCGGTTCAGGACATGTCCTTCACCTTCATCGCCTCGCATATGGATTTCAACGTGCGCGGCGCCGACCCCTTCTGGAGCTTCGCGACCAATTCCGACGGCTCCAGCAAGGTGCGCCACCCGGGAGCGCCCGATCCGACGAAATATTACGGTCAGCCTCTCTCCGCCTTCGACACGCAGCGCGATCGCGTCGGTCTCGATTTCAAATGGAAGATCGACGACGTCTTCACCGCGCGCGCGGCCTATTCGTATAATATGAATATGACGCGCAATAATTTCTATACGAACAACTCCGTCTCCAATCTCAATCTCGCTTATAGTCAGACCACCGCGCATAATTCCAACTCGCGCGAGTTCGGCAATTCCGGCTACGCTTTCGTCGACGCTGTCTTCGACACGGGCTTCATCCATCACAAGGTGACAGCCGGATTCTACGGCGACGATTATCGCTCCGCGCGCGATCCCGAGAGCTTCAATTCCTGGACGATCAACGGACTGCCCTATGCGACGCCGCTCTATTTCGCCGCGCCCGGCTGGTATTCGTCGAGCGTCGGCCCGAACAGGACGTCGGGCTACAATAATGAGAAGAACGTTATTCTCGGCGACGAGATCAAATTCGACGATCATTGGTCGCTGCTCGTCGGCGGCAATTACACCTGGGTGCACGGCACGAATTTCAATGTCACGACCGGCGCCGTGACCTCCGCCTATGACCAGAGCCGGCTCTCGCCGAGCGCATCCTTGATCTTCAAGCCGCTAGACTGGATTTCGACCTATGCGACCTATAGCGAATCCCTGCAGGGCGGCCAGGTCGTGCCGAGCAGCGGAACGCCGGTCTACACCAATGGCGGCCAGACGCTCTCGCCCTATGTCGGCCGTGAATATGAGATCGGCGCCAAGGCCGACGTCGATGGCCTGCTGCTCACCGCGGCCTTTTTCCAGATCGAGCAGGCGCTGCAATATGCGCGCTACAACGGCAACAGCACTTATACTTATGTGCAGGACGGCCGGCAGCGCAATCGCGGCGTCGAGCTGACCGTCACCGGCAATCTTTATGAGGGGTTGCGCATCTTCGGCGGCGTGACGCTGCTCGACCCGCGCGTCACGCAGAGCAATACGTCTGCGACGGCTCCCACCATCAACGGCAAAGTCCCGACCGACATTGCGCGCACCGAAGGAAAGGTTACATTGGAATATGATCTTCCTTTCCTGCCAGGCCTCACGCTGACTGGCGGCTATTATTTCACCGGCCAGCAGGCGGTCGATCGCCTCAACACGGAATATCTGCCCTCCTTCGCCACGGAGGATGTCGGCTTCCGCTATCGCACCTCCGAATTCTTCGGCCGGAAATTGCCACTCGGACAGGAGCTCGTGCTGCGTTTCAATGTCTCCAATGTGGCGAACAAGGCCTATTGGATCGCTTCCAATTATGTCGGCTCGCCGCGCAGCTTCGCCGTGTCGGCGCAGCTCAAATTCTGA
- the rsmA gene encoding 16S rRNA (adenine(1518)-N(6)/adenine(1519)-N(6))-dimethyltransferase RsmA encodes MIDDLPPLREVVARHGLMASKALGQNFLFDLNLTARIARAAGPLEGATIIEIGPGPGGLTRALLAEGAGRVIAVERDSRCIPALREIEARYPGRLVIIEGDALALDPAELARLHGLGGPARICANLPYNIATELLARWIEAEPWPSVFDRYVLMFQREVAERIVATPAQRADYGRLAVLCGWRTRARILFDLSPSAFTPPPKVTSSVVELIPNASPPPCDPKLLSQVTRAAFGQRRKMLRQSLKSLPKPGLDVAALLARAGIEETRRAEEIDIGGFVALAEALAVLS; translated from the coding sequence ATGATCGACGATCTGCCGCCATTGCGCGAGGTGGTCGCGCGCCATGGGCTGATGGCCAGCAAGGCGCTCGGCCAGAACTTCCTCTTCGATCTTAATCTCACCGCCCGCATCGCCCGCGCCGCCGGGCCGCTCGAAGGCGCGACCATCATCGAGATCGGGCCGGGGCCGGGCGGCCTTACGCGCGCGCTGCTCGCCGAGGGGGCGGGGCGCGTCATCGCGGTGGAGCGCGACTCGCGCTGCATTCCGGCGCTGCGCGAGATAGAGGCGCGCTATCCAGGCCGCCTCGTCATCATAGAGGGCGACGCGCTGGCGCTCGATCCGGCGGAGCTGGCGCGGCTGCACGGGCTCGGCGGACCGGCGCGCATCTGCGCGAATCTTCCCTATAATATCGCCACCGAGCTGCTGGCGCGCTGGATCGAGGCGGAGCCTTGGCCTTCGGTCTTCGATCGCTATGTGCTGATGTTCCAGCGCGAGGTCGCCGAGCGCATTGTCGCGACGCCGGCGCAGCGCGCCGATTATGGTCGCCTCGCCGTGCTCTGCGGATGGCGGACGCGCGCGCGCATTCTGTTCGACCTCTCGCCCTCGGCCTTCACGCCGCCGCCCAAGGTGACGTCCTCGGTGGTGGAGCTCATTCCCAATGCTTCGCCGCCGCCTTGCGATCCGAAGCTATTGTCGCAAGTGACGCGCGCCGCCTTCGGCCAGAGGCGCAAAATGCTGCGCCAGAGCCTGAAGTCACTGCCGAAGCCGGGCCTCGACGTCGCCGCTCTGCTGGCGCGCGCGGGGATAGAGGAGACCCGCCGCGCCGAGGAGATCGACATCGGCGGATTCGTCGCATTGGCAGAGGCTCTGGCTGTCCTATCTTGA